The DNA region tacaacgagtttcataacaaacatcagtacaaaacatctgaaaacataaataattctaactgattacaacaatcaaattaatgtcgtctcgaccgaacatcatttccctagcatccttatcagtcttcattcgcacccaaccaaagatactgtcaagtctctcaatacctctgattttttccccttctgatattttcccgtctaaccatcgaaccaactccctcttcagttgatcgaacgtggtgatgttccaaaacagcatcagcatttgaggtttgtctctcgcataaatcaccttaccgtatcggcgtcgaacaccaaacatgatagccaaatgattatatgagttgtggaacaattgatcacacaacgcatctatttataatACAAAAAAGGAATTTTAtgagggagtcgccaattgaattgacgactccacttaaaacctacacataggcgccaattggattggctagggcaggtgccctagccaatccaattggcgcctccattcaagttttaagaagagtcgccatatgaacaactttcatgttcataaaaaatccatttgaaacttggaagctcatcattcatttcaaaacattataggtcattttgacagaaatCCTAATTTTTGGTCGActtcgcaaggacctaactcactcatttttaattattttgaggtgggaccaagtgaattgCAAAATTTTAGATGCCTACTTCAattttcatgttggacaaaatttcataactctaaaagaaacacatgcgacaatacaaaacattataggtcagataatagttgaaaaactcagaagtccaacttcaattacccataactttctcataaaaaatccaaataatgcaaaatgtatgtccaaattcattgtcttgaaaagatctacaactttcatgttggaggttttgtcatttgaggcttttttaagggagtaGCCAATTGAATTTgtgactcctcttaaaaattacacataggcgccaattggattggctagggcacctgcaatttttaagaggagtcgccaattcaattggtgcctcctcctaaaagtggggttgtttgggaatttttctgaaacgtggggtattttgggattttttttgaaaaactgggttatttCGGTAAAAAAACCGTATATATTATGTTTGTGTAAAATTGTGGAAACTAGTGTAAATGCTATAATGTCTTTATTTACAAACATTATGCACATGTATAATAAATAGGACCCTAAACATTTACTACAAAACCAAAAAGTACCAACAAATGAACTTTGATTACTTTGActtatttgaattttgattttGATCTTCTTCATCCGATGAACTTGATAAAAGCGACTGCTCCATAATTTTGCTTTCAGTACTATTTTTCCTACTTGATGACCCCTTCACGTAGGTGTTGATAGCAAGTTGTCCAGAATAAAGCACTAAACCAAAAGAGTTTATGCCATACACAAATGTTGCAAGGTAACACAAGCCATTTATTACTGTCCTGTGAGACAAATATATATTTCATTATAATTAGATAACACTTTATAAAACAAAAATATTAAGTTCTCTATAGGGATGAGTACCTTATGGTGATTGTTATCTGGCGAACCTGAGCAAGACATTGATTATAATGTGTTAAATTCAATATTAagatgaaaaaaaaaaaaacagaagaAAAGATATAATGTACAAACCGAGAAATTATCTGAAACTGATTGGCGATATAGTGATGCTTCAATAGTTGTTGTGAATCTATAGAGAATGACTGCGATAATACCAGCTATAATTGCTCCTAACAATGCTTGATCTGGTGAAGGTCGTTTCTTAGATTTCTTAGAAGTTTTTGAGCTATTCAATGATGACTTTTTCACTCCAGAAGACCTATATTTCTAAAATCACAAAATCACTTCATTAATTAGTCTTTTAgaaattaaaattattattattttaataatcttcaaaattttcaaataccAATTGTTTTGCTCTTTTGATGCGGCGCTGGATAGCGGGAAAGAAGAACACAGCAATGGCTGCACTGAGAGCAACACTGAAAGTTACTTGGAACAAAGAAGAGTCATCTATAGCTTCAAAAACGGTGCCTAACTCCACTTTTGCTGTGGTTAATTTAGTGTGCCATGGAGAAAGTTCAAGATGAAGAGGATTAATGGCTGAAACAGTGTGAGAATTACTTGTTGGTCTATGGAGAAAGTTAGGAAGATGAGGTGCTGGTGAAGAAAAATGGtgtg from Lathyrus oleraceus cultivar Zhongwan6 chromosome 1, CAAS_Psat_ZW6_1.0, whole genome shotgun sequence includes:
- the LOC127128021 gene encoding uncharacterized protein LOC127128021 isoform X1, translated to MLHSHLHHNIHNFLFPNLPVSLTTHHFSSPAPHLPNFLHRPTSNSHTVSAINPLHLELSPWHTKLTTAKVELGTVFEAIDDSSLFQVTFSVALSAAIAVFFFPAIQRRIKRAKQLKYRSSGVKKSSLNSSKTSKKSKKRPSPDQALLGAIIAGIIAVILYRFTTTIEASLYRQSVSDNFSVRQITITIRTVINGLCYLATFVYGINSFGLVLYSGQLAINTYVKGSSSRKNSTESKIMEQSLLSSSSDEEDQNQNSNKSK
- the LOC127128021 gene encoding uncharacterized protein LOC127128021 isoform X2: MLHSHLHHNIHNFLFPNLPVSLTTHHFSSPAPHLPNFLHRPTSNSHTVSAINPLHLELSPWHTKLTTAKVELGTVFEAIDDSSLFQVTFSVALSAAIAVFFFPAIQRRIKRAKQLKYRSSGVKKSSLNSSKTSKKSKKRPSPDQALLGAIIAGIIAVILYRFTTTIEASLYRQSVSDNFSVRQITITISNKWLVLPCNICVWHKLFWFSALFWTTCYQHLREGVIK